A stretch of Columba livia isolate bColLiv1 breed racing homer unplaced genomic scaffold, bColLiv1.pat.W.v2 Scaffold_102, whole genome shotgun sequence DNA encodes these proteins:
- the LOC135577543 gene encoding circumsporozoite protein-like: NPNRNPNTNPNGRNPNTNPNPNPNPKPNPNPNGRKPNPNPNPNPKPIPNANPNPNPNPNPNSNRRNPNHNPKTNPNPNPNPNPKPIPNANPNPNPNPNPNPNSNRRNPNHNPKTNPNPNPNPNPKPNPNSNPNPNPNPNPNPNPNSNPNPNPNLNPNPNPNGHNPNTN, translated from the coding sequence aaccctaaccgtaaccctaacactaaccctaatggccgtaaccctaacactaaccctaaccctaatcctaaccctaaaccgaaccctaaccctaatggccgtaaacctaaccctaaccctaaccctaaccctaaacctatccctaacgctaaccccaaccctaaccctaaccctaaccctaactctaaccgacgtaaccctaaccataaccctaaaaccaaccccaaccctaaccctaaccctaaccctaaacctatccctaacgctaaccccaaccctaaccctaaccctaaccctaaccctaactctaaccgacgtaaccctaaccataaccctaaaaccaaccccaaccctaaccctaaccctaaccctaaacctaaccctaactctaatcctaaccctaaccctaaccctaaccctaaccctaaccctaactctaaccctaaccctaaccctaaccttaaccctaaccctaaccctaatggccataaccctaacactaac